Proteins from one Ranitomeya variabilis isolate aRanVar5 chromosome 1, aRanVar5.hap1, whole genome shotgun sequence genomic window:
- the SALL2 gene encoding sal-like protein 2 isoform X1 → MLYDIYKGKITHLYIDCINQQNVIIPCNYNVRSSHSRFIFLSWRKQDQTGDTGEEVQICRKCCAQFDEPSEFAKHRECCPLNNHVVVIVENQGEANRKNQQTSIIEESLSGPSSPESIASGKHTMVTEQDEREACSQMMDSMKPEIDKKGVGPSQRFLIPNGGLIMEGLSGPKAGLAPMSHEAVTGGQTAAAPINIPMILEELRVLQQRQIHQMQITEQICQQVLMLGSLSMTPSNPQTSPPEKNTTAKSLPIFSPTKQSESLPDSTKIFCRDETSKPSFLHLYNPIGQTFAARSIANLKDKFIDGFCDKSATGQAAISNSPPSQLITPHAIFPPGLPNLPTGLFLGARVLENTTSLLKQKNNESLRVESQQERASGKHKCRFCAKVFGSDSALQIHLRSHTGERPYKCNICGNRFTTRGNLKVHFHRHKEKYPHIQMNPHPVPEHLDYVLTSNGLPYGMSVPPEKAEEDTIEKKPVIPQIMTTEGLNLFSSSGTQGLPPVNKLVLMKSGDVSSVLKGPNGCPKAKSDENTPPAERTVTGGIDATGRMQISKLVTSLPSWALLASHFKSGSFPFSYAVDPLGYSETSKLQQLVEKIDKQVTAPNQCVICLRVLSCPRALRLHYNQHGGERPFKCKICGRAFSTKGNLKAHYVGHKSSLSSKLQNSCPICQKKFTNAVTLQQHIRMHLDGQIPNGDIAHGDGSKTESIEDKSTPDFSDEMSTDEDSIDASESESEKAALIESEISSMDDDAAASVMKKKEENDIPANNSAEIVSEPEQSTSKEPEETEEKMICEQLNSDAEEKTEEDKNVEDANKKSEAGKSNNEKKEDSEVDTTSNTSAQSPDKKDNMHICNLCSEKLSSKELLEDHMKCHTKDGLFHCLVCKQSFLEASILTKHMLQAHQVSQNFPPQPISSPKHPSADLPSPGQTFLVRAVKSEVLSPTQTLALVQLPRLTVPSSLSPPLRRSPKQHLCIVCKKTFSSTSALQIHERIHTGEKPFSCNMCGRAFTTRGNLKVHMSTHVWNNSSSRRGRRLSLDNLSPLLSGTPVKLQDFLSRDIPTQLVGVSPLSFWNQYTAYLTSGPTSSNGSINSPTAVITPPALIGLRASKIGHIPTGGIMEIKEKHPGGTEVLHESSGKEEK, encoded by the exons ATGCTATATGATATATACAAAGGAAAGATAACTCACCTTTACATAGACTGTATCAACCAGCAAAATGTAATAATTCCATGCAACTATAATGTTAGATCATCTCATTCAAGGTTTATCTTCTTATCCTGGAGGAAACAAGATCAGACAG GGGACACAGGTGAAGAGGTTCAAATATGCAGGAAGTGCTGCGCCCAGTTTGATGAACCTTCAGAATTTGCCAAGCACAGGGAATGCTGCCCACTAAACAACCATGTTGTAGTAATTGTAGAGAATCAAGGGGAAGCCAATAGGAAAAATCAACAAACCAGCATCATTGAAGAGTCTCTTTCTGGACCTAGTTCTCCTGAAAGTATTGCATCAGGAAAACACACAATGGTGACCGAACAAGATGAAAGAGAAGCATGTTCTCAAATGATGGACTCTATGAAACCAGAAATAGACAAAAAAGGTGTGGGCCCATCTCAACGATTTCTCATTCCCAATGGAGGACTGATTATGGAAGGTCTCTCAGGACCAAAAGCAGGGTTAGCCCCAATGAGTCATGAAGCTGTAACTGGAGGTcagactgctgcagctcccatcaaCATTCCTATGATCTTGGAAGAACTGAGAGTTCTCCAGCAGAGACAGATACATCAAATGCAAATAACAGAGCAAATATGTCAACAGGTACTTATGCTTGGATCTCTTTCCATGACTCCATCAAATCCACAGACATCTCCACCAGAGAAAAACACTACTGCAAAATCTTTACCTATATTTAGCCCAACAAAACAATCTGAATCTCTGCCTGACTCAACAAAAATATTTTGTAGAGATGAAACATCAAAACCATCCTTCCTTCATCTCTACAACCCTATAGGACAGACATTTGCAGCCAGAAGTATTGCCAATTTGAAAGACAAATTCATTGatgggttttgtgacaaatctgctacAGGCCAAGCAGCAATTTCAAACTCCCCACCAAGTCAACTCATTACACCACATGCAATTTTTCCACCAGGATTACCCAATTTACCAACTGGATTATTCTTAGGGGCAAGAGTACTGGAAAATACCACAAGCCTTTTAAAGCAGAAAAATAATGAGTCACTACGTGTTGAAAGTCAACAAGAAAGAGCATCAGGAAAGCACAAGTGTCGATTTTGTGCAAAGGTTTTTGGCAGCGACAGTGCCCTCCAAATTCACCTGCGGTCTCACACTGGTGAAAGACCATATAAATGCAACATATGTGGAAACCGCTTTACAACTAGAGGCAATCTGAAAGTACATTTCCATCGTCATAAGGAAAAGTACCCTCATATACAAATGAACCCACATCCAGTTCCTGAGCATTTGGATTACGTTTTAACCAGTAATGGACTCCCATACGGCATGTCAGTACCTCCAGAGAAAGCAGAAGAAGACACAATAGAAAAGAAGCCTGTAATACCCCAAATAATGACAACTGAAGGCTTAAATCTCTTTTCTAGCTCAGGTACTCAAGGACTGCCACCAGTTAACAAACTAGTCCTCATGAAATCTGGAGATGTTTCTTCTGTATTAAAGGGTCCCAATGGTTGTCCAAAGGCAAAGTCTGATGAAAACACACCTCCAGCTGAAAGGACAGTTACTGGAGGAATTGATGCCACAGGAAGGATGCAAATTAGTAAGTTGGTAACTTCCCTTCCTAGTTGGGCATTGCTTGCTAGTCACTTTAAGTCTGGAAGCTTCCCATTCTCTTATGCCGTAGATCCATTAGGATACTCAGAGACTTCAAAATTGCAACAATTGGTTGAAAAGATTGATAAACAGGTAACAGCTCCAAATCAGTGCGTCATCTGCTTAAGAGTATTAAGCTGTCCCAGGGCACTTAGACTTCATTATAATCAACATGGTGGGGAAAGACCATTCAAATGCAAAATATGTGGCCGAGCTTTCTCAACCAAGGGGAATTTGAAAGCTCACTATGTAGGTCATAAATCAAGTTTATCTTCAAAACTCCAAAATTCATGTCCAATTTGCCAGAAGAAGTTTACTAATGCAGTTACTCTCCAACAACACATACGGATGCATCTAGATGGGCAGATTCCAAATGGAGACATTGCCCATGGTGATGGTAGCAAAACAGAATCAATAGAAGACAAAAGTACGCCAGACTTTTCAGACGAAATGAGTACAGATGAAGATTCTATAGATGCTAGTGAATCAGAAAGTGAAAAGGCAGCATTAATAGAGTCAGAAATATCAAGCAtggatgatgatgctgctgcttctGTTATGAAGAAAAAAGAAGAGAATGACATACCAGCTAACAACAGTGCTGAAATTGTTTCAGAACCAGAACAAAGCACTAGCAAAGAACCTGAGGAAACAGAAGAAAAAATGATTTGTGAACAGCTGAACAGCGATGCAGAAGAGAAAACTGAGGAGGACAAAAACGTGGAAGATGCCAACAAGAAATCAGAAGCTGGTAAAAGCAACAATGAAAAGAAAGAGGATTCCGAAGTAGATACAACAAGCAATACATCAGCGCAAAGTCCAGATAAAAAGGATAACATGCACATATGTAATCTGTGTTCTGAAAAACTGTCCAGCAAGGAGTTACTGGAGGACCACATGAAATGTCACACCAAAGATGGGCTGTTCCATTGCTTAGTTTGCAAGCAGAGTTTCCTGGAGGCATCCATACTGACGAAGCATATGCTCCAAGCACACCAGGTGAGCCAAAACTTCCCTCCGCAGCCAATCAGCAGTCCTAAACACCCAAGTGCAGATTTGCCAAGTCCAGGCCAGACATTTCTGGTGAGAGCAGTGAAGAGTGAAGTATTAAGCCCAACCCAGACATTGGCATTGGTCCAGCTTCCACGGCTGACGGTGCCTTCTTCCCTGTCCCCTCCTTTGAGACGCAGCCCTAAGCAGCATCTGTGCATAGTATGTAAGAAGACGTTCTCCTCGACCAGTGCTTTGCAGATACATGAGAGGatacatacaggagagaagcctttttcctgcaaTATGTGTGGAAGGGCGTTCACCACACGGGGGAACCTAAAG GTCCATATGAGCACACATGTATGGAATAATAGCTCATCCAGAAGAGGAAGGCGTCTCTCTCTGGATAACCTTAGTCCTTTGCTATCTGGAACCCCAGTGAAGCTACAAGACTTCCTGTCCAGAGATATTCCAACACAATTGGTTGGAGTTAGCCCTTTATCATTCTGGAACCAATATACTGCGTATCTTACTAGTGGTCCTACGTCATCAAATGGTAGCATCAACTCTCCAACTGCTGTTATTACACCACCAGCTTTGATTGGCTTACGAGCATCTAAAATTGGGCACATACCTACTGGAGGGATAatggaaataaaagaaaaacatccaGGTGGTACAGAGGTTTTACATGAGAGCTCAGGTAAAGAGGAGAAATAG
- the SALL2 gene encoding sal-like protein 2 isoform X2: protein MSRRKQRKPQQLISDCDNSTSSENGDTGEEVQICRKCCAQFDEPSEFAKHRECCPLNNHVVVIVENQGEANRKNQQTSIIEESLSGPSSPESIASGKHTMVTEQDEREACSQMMDSMKPEIDKKGVGPSQRFLIPNGGLIMEGLSGPKAGLAPMSHEAVTGGQTAAAPINIPMILEELRVLQQRQIHQMQITEQICQQVLMLGSLSMTPSNPQTSPPEKNTTAKSLPIFSPTKQSESLPDSTKIFCRDETSKPSFLHLYNPIGQTFAARSIANLKDKFIDGFCDKSATGQAAISNSPPSQLITPHAIFPPGLPNLPTGLFLGARVLENTTSLLKQKNNESLRVESQQERASGKHKCRFCAKVFGSDSALQIHLRSHTGERPYKCNICGNRFTTRGNLKVHFHRHKEKYPHIQMNPHPVPEHLDYVLTSNGLPYGMSVPPEKAEEDTIEKKPVIPQIMTTEGLNLFSSSGTQGLPPVNKLVLMKSGDVSSVLKGPNGCPKAKSDENTPPAERTVTGGIDATGRMQISKLVTSLPSWALLASHFKSGSFPFSYAVDPLGYSETSKLQQLVEKIDKQVTAPNQCVICLRVLSCPRALRLHYNQHGGERPFKCKICGRAFSTKGNLKAHYVGHKSSLSSKLQNSCPICQKKFTNAVTLQQHIRMHLDGQIPNGDIAHGDGSKTESIEDKSTPDFSDEMSTDEDSIDASESESEKAALIESEISSMDDDAAASVMKKKEENDIPANNSAEIVSEPEQSTSKEPEETEEKMICEQLNSDAEEKTEEDKNVEDANKKSEAGKSNNEKKEDSEVDTTSNTSAQSPDKKDNMHICNLCSEKLSSKELLEDHMKCHTKDGLFHCLVCKQSFLEASILTKHMLQAHQVSQNFPPQPISSPKHPSADLPSPGQTFLVRAVKSEVLSPTQTLALVQLPRLTVPSSLSPPLRRSPKQHLCIVCKKTFSSTSALQIHERIHTGEKPFSCNMCGRAFTTRGNLKVHMSTHVWNNSSSRRGRRLSLDNLSPLLSGTPVKLQDFLSRDIPTQLVGVSPLSFWNQYTAYLTSGPTSSNGSINSPTAVITPPALIGLRASKIGHIPTGGIMEIKEKHPGGTEVLHESSGKEEK from the exons GGGACACAGGTGAAGAGGTTCAAATATGCAGGAAGTGCTGCGCCCAGTTTGATGAACCTTCAGAATTTGCCAAGCACAGGGAATGCTGCCCACTAAACAACCATGTTGTAGTAATTGTAGAGAATCAAGGGGAAGCCAATAGGAAAAATCAACAAACCAGCATCATTGAAGAGTCTCTTTCTGGACCTAGTTCTCCTGAAAGTATTGCATCAGGAAAACACACAATGGTGACCGAACAAGATGAAAGAGAAGCATGTTCTCAAATGATGGACTCTATGAAACCAGAAATAGACAAAAAAGGTGTGGGCCCATCTCAACGATTTCTCATTCCCAATGGAGGACTGATTATGGAAGGTCTCTCAGGACCAAAAGCAGGGTTAGCCCCAATGAGTCATGAAGCTGTAACTGGAGGTcagactgctgcagctcccatcaaCATTCCTATGATCTTGGAAGAACTGAGAGTTCTCCAGCAGAGACAGATACATCAAATGCAAATAACAGAGCAAATATGTCAACAGGTACTTATGCTTGGATCTCTTTCCATGACTCCATCAAATCCACAGACATCTCCACCAGAGAAAAACACTACTGCAAAATCTTTACCTATATTTAGCCCAACAAAACAATCTGAATCTCTGCCTGACTCAACAAAAATATTTTGTAGAGATGAAACATCAAAACCATCCTTCCTTCATCTCTACAACCCTATAGGACAGACATTTGCAGCCAGAAGTATTGCCAATTTGAAAGACAAATTCATTGatgggttttgtgacaaatctgctacAGGCCAAGCAGCAATTTCAAACTCCCCACCAAGTCAACTCATTACACCACATGCAATTTTTCCACCAGGATTACCCAATTTACCAACTGGATTATTCTTAGGGGCAAGAGTACTGGAAAATACCACAAGCCTTTTAAAGCAGAAAAATAATGAGTCACTACGTGTTGAAAGTCAACAAGAAAGAGCATCAGGAAAGCACAAGTGTCGATTTTGTGCAAAGGTTTTTGGCAGCGACAGTGCCCTCCAAATTCACCTGCGGTCTCACACTGGTGAAAGACCATATAAATGCAACATATGTGGAAACCGCTTTACAACTAGAGGCAATCTGAAAGTACATTTCCATCGTCATAAGGAAAAGTACCCTCATATACAAATGAACCCACATCCAGTTCCTGAGCATTTGGATTACGTTTTAACCAGTAATGGACTCCCATACGGCATGTCAGTACCTCCAGAGAAAGCAGAAGAAGACACAATAGAAAAGAAGCCTGTAATACCCCAAATAATGACAACTGAAGGCTTAAATCTCTTTTCTAGCTCAGGTACTCAAGGACTGCCACCAGTTAACAAACTAGTCCTCATGAAATCTGGAGATGTTTCTTCTGTATTAAAGGGTCCCAATGGTTGTCCAAAGGCAAAGTCTGATGAAAACACACCTCCAGCTGAAAGGACAGTTACTGGAGGAATTGATGCCACAGGAAGGATGCAAATTAGTAAGTTGGTAACTTCCCTTCCTAGTTGGGCATTGCTTGCTAGTCACTTTAAGTCTGGAAGCTTCCCATTCTCTTATGCCGTAGATCCATTAGGATACTCAGAGACTTCAAAATTGCAACAATTGGTTGAAAAGATTGATAAACAGGTAACAGCTCCAAATCAGTGCGTCATCTGCTTAAGAGTATTAAGCTGTCCCAGGGCACTTAGACTTCATTATAATCAACATGGTGGGGAAAGACCATTCAAATGCAAAATATGTGGCCGAGCTTTCTCAACCAAGGGGAATTTGAAAGCTCACTATGTAGGTCATAAATCAAGTTTATCTTCAAAACTCCAAAATTCATGTCCAATTTGCCAGAAGAAGTTTACTAATGCAGTTACTCTCCAACAACACATACGGATGCATCTAGATGGGCAGATTCCAAATGGAGACATTGCCCATGGTGATGGTAGCAAAACAGAATCAATAGAAGACAAAAGTACGCCAGACTTTTCAGACGAAATGAGTACAGATGAAGATTCTATAGATGCTAGTGAATCAGAAAGTGAAAAGGCAGCATTAATAGAGTCAGAAATATCAAGCAtggatgatgatgctgctgcttctGTTATGAAGAAAAAAGAAGAGAATGACATACCAGCTAACAACAGTGCTGAAATTGTTTCAGAACCAGAACAAAGCACTAGCAAAGAACCTGAGGAAACAGAAGAAAAAATGATTTGTGAACAGCTGAACAGCGATGCAGAAGAGAAAACTGAGGAGGACAAAAACGTGGAAGATGCCAACAAGAAATCAGAAGCTGGTAAAAGCAACAATGAAAAGAAAGAGGATTCCGAAGTAGATACAACAAGCAATACATCAGCGCAAAGTCCAGATAAAAAGGATAACATGCACATATGTAATCTGTGTTCTGAAAAACTGTCCAGCAAGGAGTTACTGGAGGACCACATGAAATGTCACACCAAAGATGGGCTGTTCCATTGCTTAGTTTGCAAGCAGAGTTTCCTGGAGGCATCCATACTGACGAAGCATATGCTCCAAGCACACCAGGTGAGCCAAAACTTCCCTCCGCAGCCAATCAGCAGTCCTAAACACCCAAGTGCAGATTTGCCAAGTCCAGGCCAGACATTTCTGGTGAGAGCAGTGAAGAGTGAAGTATTAAGCCCAACCCAGACATTGGCATTGGTCCAGCTTCCACGGCTGACGGTGCCTTCTTCCCTGTCCCCTCCTTTGAGACGCAGCCCTAAGCAGCATCTGTGCATAGTATGTAAGAAGACGTTCTCCTCGACCAGTGCTTTGCAGATACATGAGAGGatacatacaggagagaagcctttttcctgcaaTATGTGTGGAAGGGCGTTCACCACACGGGGGAACCTAAAG GTCCATATGAGCACACATGTATGGAATAATAGCTCATCCAGAAGAGGAAGGCGTCTCTCTCTGGATAACCTTAGTCCTTTGCTATCTGGAACCCCAGTGAAGCTACAAGACTTCCTGTCCAGAGATATTCCAACACAATTGGTTGGAGTTAGCCCTTTATCATTCTGGAACCAATATACTGCGTATCTTACTAGTGGTCCTACGTCATCAAATGGTAGCATCAACTCTCCAACTGCTGTTATTACACCACCAGCTTTGATTGGCTTACGAGCATCTAAAATTGGGCACATACCTACTGGAGGGATAatggaaataaaagaaaaacatccaGGTGGTACAGAGGTTTTACATGAGAGCTCAGGTAAAGAGGAGAAATAG
- the SALL2 gene encoding sal-like protein 2 isoform X3 has protein sequence MLYDIYKGKITHLYIDCINQQNVIIPCNYNVRSSHSRFIFLSWRKQDQTGDTGEEVQICRKCCAQFDEPSEFAKHRECCPLNNHVVVIVENQGEANRKNQQTSIIEESLSGPSSPESIASGKHTMVTEQDEREACSQMMDSMKPEIDKKGVGPSQRFLIPNGGLIMEGLSGPKAGLAPMSHEAVTGGQTAAAPINIPMILEELRVLQQRQIHQMQITEQICQQVLMLGSLSMTPSNPQTSPPEKNTTAKSLPIFSPTKQSESLPDSTKIFCRDETSKPSFLHLYNPIGQTFAARSIANLKDKFIDGFCDKSATGQAAISNSPPSQLITPHAIFPPGLPNLPTGLFLGARVLENTTSLLKQKNNESLRVESQQERASGKHKCRFCAKVFGSDSALQIHLRSHTGERPYKCNICGNRFTTRGNLKVHFHRHKEKYPHIQMNPHPVPEHLDYVLTSNGLPYGMSVPPEKAEEDTIEKKPVIPQIMTTEGLNLFSSSGTQGLPPVNKLVLMKSGDVSSVLKGPNGCPKAKSDENTPPAERTVTGGIDATGRMQISKLVTSLPSWALLASHFKSGSFPFSYAVDPLGYSETSKLQQLVEKIDKQVTAPNQCVICLRVLSCPRALRLHYNQHGGERPFKCKICGRAFSTKGNLKAHYVGHKSSLSSKLQNSCPICQKKFTNAVTLQQHIRMHLDGQIPNGDIAHGDGSKTESIEDKSTPDFSDEMSTDEDSIDASESESEKAALIESEISSMDDDAAASVMKKKEENDIPANNSAEIVSEPEQSTSKEPEETEEKMICEQLNSDAEEKTEEDKNVEDANKKSEAGKSNNEKKEDSEVDTTSNTSAQSPDKKDNMHICNLCSEKLSSKELLEDHMKCHTKDGLFHCLVCKQSFLEASILTKHMLQAHQVHMSTHVWNNSSSRRGRRLSLDNLSPLLSGTPVKLQDFLSRDIPTQLVGVSPLSFWNQYTAYLTSGPTSSNGSINSPTAVITPPALIGLRASKIGHIPTGGIMEIKEKHPGGTEVLHESSGKEEK, from the exons ATGCTATATGATATATACAAAGGAAAGATAACTCACCTTTACATAGACTGTATCAACCAGCAAAATGTAATAATTCCATGCAACTATAATGTTAGATCATCTCATTCAAGGTTTATCTTCTTATCCTGGAGGAAACAAGATCAGACAG GGGACACAGGTGAAGAGGTTCAAATATGCAGGAAGTGCTGCGCCCAGTTTGATGAACCTTCAGAATTTGCCAAGCACAGGGAATGCTGCCCACTAAACAACCATGTTGTAGTAATTGTAGAGAATCAAGGGGAAGCCAATAGGAAAAATCAACAAACCAGCATCATTGAAGAGTCTCTTTCTGGACCTAGTTCTCCTGAAAGTATTGCATCAGGAAAACACACAATGGTGACCGAACAAGATGAAAGAGAAGCATGTTCTCAAATGATGGACTCTATGAAACCAGAAATAGACAAAAAAGGTGTGGGCCCATCTCAACGATTTCTCATTCCCAATGGAGGACTGATTATGGAAGGTCTCTCAGGACCAAAAGCAGGGTTAGCCCCAATGAGTCATGAAGCTGTAACTGGAGGTcagactgctgcagctcccatcaaCATTCCTATGATCTTGGAAGAACTGAGAGTTCTCCAGCAGAGACAGATACATCAAATGCAAATAACAGAGCAAATATGTCAACAGGTACTTATGCTTGGATCTCTTTCCATGACTCCATCAAATCCACAGACATCTCCACCAGAGAAAAACACTACTGCAAAATCTTTACCTATATTTAGCCCAACAAAACAATCTGAATCTCTGCCTGACTCAACAAAAATATTTTGTAGAGATGAAACATCAAAACCATCCTTCCTTCATCTCTACAACCCTATAGGACAGACATTTGCAGCCAGAAGTATTGCCAATTTGAAAGACAAATTCATTGatgggttttgtgacaaatctgctacAGGCCAAGCAGCAATTTCAAACTCCCCACCAAGTCAACTCATTACACCACATGCAATTTTTCCACCAGGATTACCCAATTTACCAACTGGATTATTCTTAGGGGCAAGAGTACTGGAAAATACCACAAGCCTTTTAAAGCAGAAAAATAATGAGTCACTACGTGTTGAAAGTCAACAAGAAAGAGCATCAGGAAAGCACAAGTGTCGATTTTGTGCAAAGGTTTTTGGCAGCGACAGTGCCCTCCAAATTCACCTGCGGTCTCACACTGGTGAAAGACCATATAAATGCAACATATGTGGAAACCGCTTTACAACTAGAGGCAATCTGAAAGTACATTTCCATCGTCATAAGGAAAAGTACCCTCATATACAAATGAACCCACATCCAGTTCCTGAGCATTTGGATTACGTTTTAACCAGTAATGGACTCCCATACGGCATGTCAGTACCTCCAGAGAAAGCAGAAGAAGACACAATAGAAAAGAAGCCTGTAATACCCCAAATAATGACAACTGAAGGCTTAAATCTCTTTTCTAGCTCAGGTACTCAAGGACTGCCACCAGTTAACAAACTAGTCCTCATGAAATCTGGAGATGTTTCTTCTGTATTAAAGGGTCCCAATGGTTGTCCAAAGGCAAAGTCTGATGAAAACACACCTCCAGCTGAAAGGACAGTTACTGGAGGAATTGATGCCACAGGAAGGATGCAAATTAGTAAGTTGGTAACTTCCCTTCCTAGTTGGGCATTGCTTGCTAGTCACTTTAAGTCTGGAAGCTTCCCATTCTCTTATGCCGTAGATCCATTAGGATACTCAGAGACTTCAAAATTGCAACAATTGGTTGAAAAGATTGATAAACAGGTAACAGCTCCAAATCAGTGCGTCATCTGCTTAAGAGTATTAAGCTGTCCCAGGGCACTTAGACTTCATTATAATCAACATGGTGGGGAAAGACCATTCAAATGCAAAATATGTGGCCGAGCTTTCTCAACCAAGGGGAATTTGAAAGCTCACTATGTAGGTCATAAATCAAGTTTATCTTCAAAACTCCAAAATTCATGTCCAATTTGCCAGAAGAAGTTTACTAATGCAGTTACTCTCCAACAACACATACGGATGCATCTAGATGGGCAGATTCCAAATGGAGACATTGCCCATGGTGATGGTAGCAAAACAGAATCAATAGAAGACAAAAGTACGCCAGACTTTTCAGACGAAATGAGTACAGATGAAGATTCTATAGATGCTAGTGAATCAGAAAGTGAAAAGGCAGCATTAATAGAGTCAGAAATATCAAGCAtggatgatgatgctgctgcttctGTTATGAAGAAAAAAGAAGAGAATGACATACCAGCTAACAACAGTGCTGAAATTGTTTCAGAACCAGAACAAAGCACTAGCAAAGAACCTGAGGAAACAGAAGAAAAAATGATTTGTGAACAGCTGAACAGCGATGCAGAAGAGAAAACTGAGGAGGACAAAAACGTGGAAGATGCCAACAAGAAATCAGAAGCTGGTAAAAGCAACAATGAAAAGAAAGAGGATTCCGAAGTAGATACAACAAGCAATACATCAGCGCAAAGTCCAGATAAAAAGGATAACATGCACATATGTAATCTGTGTTCTGAAAAACTGTCCAGCAAGGAGTTACTGGAGGACCACATGAAATGTCACACCAAAGATGGGCTGTTCCATTGCTTAGTTTGCAAGCAGAGTTTCCTGGAGGCATCCATACTGACGAAGCATATGCTCCAAGCACACCAG GTCCATATGAGCACACATGTATGGAATAATAGCTCATCCAGAAGAGGAAGGCGTCTCTCTCTGGATAACCTTAGTCCTTTGCTATCTGGAACCCCAGTGAAGCTACAAGACTTCCTGTCCAGAGATATTCCAACACAATTGGTTGGAGTTAGCCCTTTATCATTCTGGAACCAATATACTGCGTATCTTACTAGTGGTCCTACGTCATCAAATGGTAGCATCAACTCTCCAACTGCTGTTATTACACCACCAGCTTTGATTGGCTTACGAGCATCTAAAATTGGGCACATACCTACTGGAGGGATAatggaaataaaagaaaaacatccaGGTGGTACAGAGGTTTTACATGAGAGCTCAGGTAAAGAGGAGAAATAG